The Mycobacterium paragordonae genome includes a region encoding these proteins:
- a CDS encoding LmeA family phospholipid-binding protein, which translates to MSPKVPFLRWDDPFRALEMLTSLWSSTGIPSVGAHAVAMPYRTLFATLQQLLVGKEVTVRIGDQDVTLTVVELESELDPQGLPVGQLGEVRVAARDIRWADNRLQSAVAVMRNVHIRPGVPPLVIAAPTELTTELPKDVFDHVLEQAAPHLRSESGEDGTARLSWARRPGLGGLEVDADVVGSTLWLRPRAVVAGQRRWKLPLRTPAYQVVLPDLPHGLMITGVELTPDSLHLSGLLPEWRMELPLRALEELITRLSQGALSFSWPSLWWGSDSGE; encoded by the coding sequence ATGTCGCCCAAGGTTCCCTTCCTGCGTTGGGACGACCCGTTCCGCGCCTTGGAGATGCTGACGTCGCTGTGGTCGTCGACCGGGATACCGTCGGTCGGGGCGCACGCGGTGGCGATGCCCTACCGCACCTTGTTCGCGACGTTGCAGCAGCTGCTGGTCGGCAAGGAAGTCACCGTGCGCATCGGCGATCAGGACGTGACGCTAACCGTCGTCGAGCTGGAATCGGAGCTCGATCCGCAGGGGTTGCCGGTGGGCCAGCTCGGCGAAGTCCGGGTGGCCGCCCGCGACATCCGCTGGGCCGACAACCGGCTGCAGAGTGCGGTCGCGGTGATGCGCAACGTGCACATCCGCCCCGGGGTGCCGCCGCTGGTCATCGCCGCTCCGACAGAGCTGACCACCGAACTGCCGAAGGACGTCTTCGATCACGTGCTCGAGCAGGCGGCACCGCATCTGCGCAGCGAGTCGGGGGAGGACGGGACCGCGCGGCTGAGCTGGGCACGTCGGCCGGGCCTGGGCGGTCTCGAGGTGGACGCCGACGTGGTGGGCTCGACTTTGTGGCTGCGCCCGCGCGCGGTGGTGGCCGGCCAGCGACGGTGGAAACTGCCGCTGCGCACGCCGGCGTATCAGGTGGTGCTGCCGGATCTGCCGCACGGATTGATGATCACCGGAGTCGAGCTGACGCCGGACTCCCTGCACCTGTCCGGACTGCTGCCCGAGTGGCGGATGGAGTTGCCGCTGCGGGCGTTGGAAGAGCTGATCACCCGGCTGAGCCAGGGCGCGCTGAGCTTCAGCTGGCCCTCGTTGTGGTGGGGTTCGGATTCCGGCGAGTGA
- a CDS encoding adenylate/guanylate cyclase domain-containing protein: MVTVIDHNPWDSVLTEGHASLVKARRMFRYLPSAPRCKLCNNPFGGPAGRVLAVAGFSPSRKNPNLCSRCCDALPAGGAEVDVAVLFADVRGSTALGQRGAATHFAALLNRFYHAATHTLLRHDAVIDKLIGDEVMAFFVRGISGPGYRSQAVAAGVELLEAVGYGSDRGPWLELGVAVNAGVAYVGNVGGAVVDFTALGDPVNVAARMQQHAAGGELLVAAGVADERVGTAPRRPLNLRGHAAPVDAFVLGAEPAPGCSNVQPAARSASSVRPASHSAPRLAPIPDASAS, translated from the coding sequence ATGGTCACAGTGATCGATCACAACCCCTGGGACAGCGTGCTGACCGAAGGTCACGCGTCGTTGGTCAAGGCAAGACGCATGTTTCGCTATCTGCCCTCGGCGCCGCGGTGCAAGCTGTGCAACAACCCGTTCGGCGGCCCCGCCGGCCGGGTTCTCGCGGTCGCCGGGTTCAGTCCGTCGCGCAAGAACCCGAACCTGTGCAGTCGGTGTTGCGACGCGCTTCCCGCCGGCGGTGCCGAGGTGGACGTCGCGGTGCTGTTCGCCGATGTCCGGGGATCCACCGCGCTGGGTCAGCGCGGTGCGGCGACACACTTCGCCGCGCTGCTCAACCGCTTCTACCACGCTGCGACGCACACCCTGCTGCGTCATGACGCGGTGATCGACAAGCTGATCGGTGACGAGGTGATGGCCTTCTTCGTTCGCGGCATCAGCGGTCCGGGGTACCGCAGCCAGGCCGTCGCGGCCGGGGTAGAGCTGTTGGAAGCGGTCGGTTATGGCAGCGACCGGGGCCCTTGGCTGGAGTTGGGTGTGGCGGTCAACGCCGGCGTCGCGTACGTGGGCAACGTCGGTGGCGCGGTCGTCGACTTCACCGCACTGGGCGATCCGGTCAACGTCGCAGCGCGTATGCAGCAACATGCCGCCGGCGGGGAGTTACTGGTCGCTGCGGGAGTGGCCGACGAGCGCGTCGGGACGGCTCCGCGTCGCCCCCTGAACCTGCGGGGGCACGCTGCGCCGGTCGACGCGTTCGTGCTGGGGGCTGAGCCCGCGCCCGGTTGCTCGAATGTGCAGCCAGCCGCACGTTCGGCGTCGAGCGTGCGGCCAGCTTCACACTCGGCGCCGCGTCTGGCGCCGATCCCGGACGCTAGCGCTTCTTGA
- the secA gene encoding preprotein translocase subunit SecA, with translation MLSRLLRLGEGRMVKRLKKVADYVNTLSDDVEKLTDAELRAKTDEFKRRLADEKNPEDLEDLLPEAFAVAREAAWRVLDQRPFDVQVMGAAALHLGNVAEMKTGEGKTLTCVLPAYLNALAGKGVHVVTVNDYLAKRDSEWMGRVHRFLGLDVGVILAQMTPEERRVAYNADITYGTNNEFGFDYLRDNMAHTLDDLVQRGHNFAIVDEVDSILIDEARTPLIISGPADGASNWYTEFARLAPLMQKDTHYEVDLRKRTVGVHEKGVEFVEDQLGIDNLYEAANSPLVSYLNNALKAKELFNRDKDYIVRDGEVLIVDEFTGRVLIGRRYNEGMHQAIEAKEHVEIKAENQTLATITLQNYFRLYDKLAGMTGTAQTEAAELHEIYKLGVVPIPTNKEMIRTDQSDLIYKTEEAKYIAVVDDVSERYEKGQPVLIGTTSVERSEYLSRQFTKRRIPHNVLNAKYHEQEAGIIAEAGRRGGITVATNMAGRGTDIVLGGNVDFLTDKRLRERGLDPVETPEEYEEAWHQELPKVKEEASAEAKEVIEAGGLYVLGTERHESRRIDNQLRGRSGRQGDPGESRFYLSLGDELMRRFNGAALESLLTRLNLPDDVPIEAKMVTRAIKSAQTQVEQQNFEMRKNVLKYDEVMNQQRKVIYAERRRILEGENLKQQALDMLRDVITAYVNGATSEGYAEDWDLDALWTALKTLYPVGIGHENLTHRDADSERDDLTREELLDALLEDADKAYAARESELEEIAGEGAMRQLERNVLLNVIDRKWREHLYEMDYLKEGIGLRAMAQRDPLVEYQREGYDMFMAMLDGMKEESVGFLFNVSVEAVPAPQVDVAPVEQPEGLAEFATAAADSDGEDEPVRAKEPVSTLRAKGIDDSDTPALTYSGPSEDGSAQLQRNGGGAAKTSAGAGAGGSRRERRAAARQQGRGAKPPKSVKKR, from the coding sequence GTGCTGTCGAGATTGCTGCGCCTTGGTGAAGGTCGCATGGTCAAACGCCTCAAGAAGGTGGCCGACTATGTGAACACGTTGTCCGACGACGTCGAAAAACTCACCGACGCGGAGCTGAGGGCCAAGACCGACGAGTTCAAACGGCGCCTCGCGGACGAGAAGAACCCAGAGGACCTCGAAGACCTGCTCCCGGAGGCGTTCGCGGTGGCCCGCGAGGCCGCCTGGCGGGTGCTCGACCAGCGCCCGTTCGACGTGCAGGTGATGGGCGCTGCCGCCCTGCACCTGGGCAACGTCGCGGAGATGAAGACCGGTGAGGGCAAGACCCTGACCTGTGTGTTGCCGGCCTACCTCAACGCGCTGGCCGGCAAGGGCGTGCACGTCGTCACCGTCAACGACTACCTGGCCAAACGCGACAGCGAGTGGATGGGCCGGGTACACCGTTTCCTCGGCCTGGACGTCGGCGTCATCCTCGCTCAGATGACGCCGGAGGAGCGGCGCGTCGCCTACAACGCTGACATCACCTACGGCACCAACAACGAGTTCGGCTTCGACTACCTGCGCGACAACATGGCCCACACGCTGGACGACCTGGTGCAGCGCGGCCACAACTTCGCCATCGTCGACGAGGTCGACTCCATCCTGATCGACGAGGCCCGCACCCCGCTGATCATCTCCGGGCCCGCCGACGGCGCGTCCAACTGGTACACCGAGTTCGCGCGGCTGGCGCCGCTGATGCAGAAGGACACCCACTACGAGGTGGACCTGCGCAAGCGCACGGTCGGTGTGCACGAGAAGGGCGTGGAGTTCGTCGAGGACCAGCTCGGCATCGACAACCTCTACGAGGCCGCCAACTCGCCGCTGGTCAGCTACCTCAACAACGCGCTGAAGGCCAAAGAGCTATTCAACCGCGACAAGGACTACATCGTCCGCGACGGCGAGGTGCTCATCGTCGACGAGTTCACCGGCCGCGTGCTAATCGGACGCCGCTACAACGAGGGCATGCACCAGGCCATCGAGGCCAAAGAGCACGTCGAGATCAAGGCCGAGAACCAGACGCTGGCCACCATCACCCTGCAGAACTACTTCCGCCTCTACGACAAGCTGGCCGGCATGACCGGTACCGCCCAGACCGAGGCGGCCGAGCTGCATGAGATCTACAAGCTGGGTGTCGTCCCCATCCCGACCAACAAGGAGATGATCCGGACAGACCAGTCCGACCTCATCTACAAGACCGAAGAGGCCAAGTACATTGCCGTGGTCGACGACGTCTCGGAGCGCTACGAGAAGGGCCAGCCGGTCCTGATCGGCACCACCAGCGTTGAACGCTCCGAATACCTGTCGCGCCAGTTCACCAAGCGGCGTATTCCGCACAACGTCCTCAACGCGAAGTACCACGAGCAGGAGGCCGGCATCATCGCCGAGGCCGGCCGGCGTGGCGGCATCACCGTGGCCACCAACATGGCCGGCCGTGGTACCGACATCGTGCTGGGCGGCAACGTCGACTTCCTCACCGACAAGCGGCTGCGCGAGCGCGGCCTGGATCCGGTGGAGACGCCCGAGGAATACGAAGAGGCCTGGCACCAGGAGCTGCCCAAGGTCAAGGAAGAGGCCAGCGCCGAGGCCAAGGAAGTCATCGAGGCCGGCGGCCTGTACGTGCTGGGCACCGAACGCCACGAGTCGCGCCGTATCGACAACCAGCTGCGCGGCCGGTCCGGCCGCCAGGGCGACCCGGGGGAGTCGCGCTTCTACCTGTCGCTGGGTGACGAGCTCATGCGCCGGTTCAACGGGGCCGCCCTGGAGAGCCTGCTGACCCGGCTGAACCTGCCCGACGACGTGCCGATCGAAGCGAAGATGGTCACCCGCGCCATCAAGAGCGCTCAGACTCAGGTCGAGCAGCAGAACTTCGAGATGCGCAAGAACGTGCTGAAGTACGACGAGGTGATGAACCAGCAGCGCAAGGTCATCTACGCCGAGCGCCGCCGCATCCTCGAGGGCGAGAACCTCAAGCAGCAGGCCCTGGACATGCTCCGCGACGTCATCACCGCTTACGTCAACGGCGCGACGAGCGAGGGCTACGCCGAGGACTGGGATCTGGACGCGTTGTGGACTGCGCTCAAGACGCTCTACCCGGTCGGCATCGGCCACGAGAACCTCACCCACCGCGACGCGGACTCCGAGCGCGACGACCTGACCCGCGAGGAACTCCTCGACGCACTGCTCGAGGACGCCGACAAGGCTTATGCGGCAAGGGAATCCGAGCTCGAGGAGATCGCGGGCGAGGGCGCGATGCGCCAGCTGGAGCGCAACGTGCTGCTGAACGTGATCGACCGCAAGTGGCGCGAGCACCTCTACGAGATGGACTACCTCAAGGAGGGCATCGGGCTGCGCGCGATGGCGCAGCGCGACCCGCTGGTCGAGTATCAGCGCGAGGGCTACGACATGTTCATGGCCATGCTGGACGGCATGAAGGAGGAGTCGGTCGGCTTCCTGTTCAACGTCAGCGTGGAGGCGGTGCCGGCACCTCAGGTCGATGTCGCGCCGGTCGAACAGCCGGAAGGCCTCGCCGAATTCGCCACCGCCGCCGCCGATTCCGACGGCGAAGACGAGCCCGTGCGCGCGAAAGAGCCGGTAAGCACGTTGCGCGCCAAGGGAATCGACGACAGCGACACGCCCGCGCTCACCTACTCCGGCCCGTCGGAGGACGGTTCGGCGCAACTGCAGCGCAACGGCGGCGGGGCGGCCAAAACCTCGGCCGGAGCCGGTGCCGGCGGCAGCCGCCGGGAACGACGGGCCGCGGCGCGCCAGCAGGGCCGCGGTGCCAAGCCGCCGAAATCGGTCAAGAAGCGCTAG
- a CDS encoding L,D-transpeptidase: MRAAIRSLLAFLCITSTVIAGHAGVTLMAASTSNGYSGLVSVLPVRGSVVGVAHPVVVTFGNPVADRAAMERAIEVTSEPAMTGRFEWVDSNVVQWVPDRFWPAHSTVALSVGGLRTEFKTGPAVVGVADVTNHTFTVSIDGVEADAPPPALPAPHHRSHFGEAGVLPASMGRPEYATPVGTYSVLAKDRSVMMDSSSVGIPVDNPDGYRLQVDYAVRITNHGLYVHSAPWAVNAMGVDNVSHGCISLSPTDAEWYFNTVHVGDPVIVKEGAPAVDSGKEADPKPLQPSTLNPDRPPS; encoded by the coding sequence ATGCGGGCGGCGATCCGGTCTCTGCTGGCGTTCCTGTGCATCACTTCGACGGTGATCGCGGGGCACGCCGGTGTAACGCTGATGGCGGCAAGCACATCGAACGGTTATTCCGGCCTCGTCTCGGTTTTGCCCGTGCGCGGCTCTGTCGTTGGTGTCGCGCACCCCGTGGTGGTGACCTTCGGCAATCCGGTCGCCGACCGCGCGGCGATGGAGCGCGCCATCGAAGTTACGTCGGAGCCCGCGATGACCGGCAGGTTCGAGTGGGTGGACAGCAATGTCGTGCAATGGGTGCCCGACCGGTTCTGGCCGGCACACAGCACGGTGGCGCTGTCGGTAGGCGGTCTGCGCACGGAGTTCAAGACGGGTCCGGCGGTGGTCGGCGTCGCGGATGTCACCAACCACACCTTCACCGTCAGCATCGACGGGGTGGAAGCGGATGCGCCCCCGCCCGCCCTGCCGGCGCCGCATCACCGGTCGCACTTCGGCGAGGCGGGCGTGCTGCCGGCCTCGATGGGCAGGCCGGAATACGCGACGCCGGTGGGTACGTACAGCGTTCTTGCCAAAGACCGCTCGGTGATGATGGATTCGAGCAGCGTCGGCATCCCCGTCGACAACCCCGACGGTTACCGGCTGCAGGTCGACTATGCCGTCCGCATCACCAATCACGGTCTGTACGTCCATTCGGCGCCGTGGGCGGTCAACGCGATGGGCGTCGACAACGTCAGCCACGGCTGCATCAGCCTCAGCCCGACCGACGCCGAGTGGTACTTCAACACGGTCCACGTCGGTGACCCGGTAATCGTCAAAGAAGGCGCACCGGCCGTGGACAGCGGCAAGGAAGCCGACCCGAAACCGCTGCAGCCGTCGACCCTGAACCCCGATCGGCCGCCCAGCTAG
- a CDS encoding HNH endonuclease signature motif containing protein has translation MFDRLPFLAPGMEGYDGYLEVLAHRRALLEKTEESVGWMTRIAAAARVVNQAQAAELVAIGQLFSHRSVAGSETGQWAIDTFKAVAGEVAAGLKISQGRAETKLHYARAMRERLPQVAAVFCAGDIDLEAFATIVFRTDLIEDPQVLAAVDDKIAARVTRWPSLSRGRLSQKIDQIVANTDADAVRRRTEAQADREVWISQELNGLCQVEGRLRSTDAKALDARISALAATVCPHDPRTVAQRRADAMGALAADATRLACECGRPDCTAAGRKPASPVVIHVVAEQATLNGHSDSPGCVLGAEDLITPELLAELALTARQVPLIHPGYAAPEPHYHPSQALADFVRARDLTCRWPGCDVPATACDCDHTTPYASGGPTHAGNLKCYCRTHHLMKTFWGWTEKQLADGTLILTSPGGDTHVTTPGSALLFPSLCHAVGGMPAPEAQTPPADYCAERTAMMPTRRRTRTQARAARVTAERRANHQARINATGPPDDEPPPF, from the coding sequence ATGTTCGATAGGCTGCCGTTCCTCGCACCCGGGATGGAAGGGTATGACGGCTACCTGGAGGTGTTGGCCCACCGCAGGGCACTTCTAGAAAAGACCGAGGAATCGGTGGGCTGGATGACGCGGATCGCTGCGGCGGCGCGGGTGGTCAATCAGGCCCAGGCCGCGGAATTGGTGGCGATCGGGCAGTTGTTCTCCCACCGCTCGGTGGCGGGCTCTGAGACGGGTCAGTGGGCGATCGACACGTTCAAAGCGGTGGCCGGGGAGGTGGCCGCGGGGCTGAAGATCAGCCAGGGCCGCGCAGAGACCAAACTGCATTACGCCCGGGCGATGCGCGAGCGCCTACCCCAGGTCGCGGCGGTGTTCTGTGCCGGGGACATCGACCTGGAAGCGTTCGCCACGATCGTGTTCCGCACCGACCTGATCGAGGACCCCCAGGTGCTGGCGGCGGTGGACGACAAGATCGCCGCGCGGGTGACACGCTGGCCCTCGTTGAGCCGCGGGCGGCTGTCGCAGAAGATCGACCAGATCGTCGCCAACACCGACGCCGATGCCGTCCGGCGGCGCACAGAGGCCCAGGCTGATCGGGAGGTGTGGATCAGCCAGGAGCTCAACGGGTTGTGCCAGGTGGAGGGACGCCTGCGCAGCACCGATGCCAAAGCCCTCGATGCGCGGATCTCGGCGTTGGCGGCCACGGTCTGCCCCCACGATCCGCGCACGGTGGCTCAGCGCCGCGCTGATGCCATGGGGGCGCTGGCCGCCGATGCCACCCGGCTGGCCTGCGAGTGCGGGCGTCCCGATTGCACCGCCGCCGGGCGTAAGCCCGCCTCGCCGGTGGTGATTCATGTGGTCGCCGAACAGGCCACCCTCAATGGCCACAGCGACAGCCCCGGGTGTGTGCTGGGCGCCGAAGACCTCATCACCCCCGAACTGTTGGCCGAGTTGGCGCTGACCGCCCGCCAGGTGCCGTTGATCCACCCCGGCTACGCCGCCCCCGAACCGCACTACCACCCCTCCCAAGCGCTCGCCGATTTCGTGCGGGCCCGGGACCTGACGTGCCGCTGGCCCGGCTGTGATGTGCCGGCCACCGCCTGCGACTGTGACCACACCACCCCCTACGCCTCCGGTGGGCCCACTCACGCCGGCAACCTCAAGTGCTACTGCCGCACGCATCATTTGATGAAAACGTTTTGGGGCTGGACCGAGAAACAACTCGCCGACGGCACCCTGATCCTGACCTCCCCGGGTGGGGACACCCACGTCACCACCCCCGGTTCCGCGCTGCTGTTTCCCAGCCTGTGCCATGCGGTGGGTGGGATGCCCGCCCCCGAAGCCCAAACCCCACCGGCGGATTACTGCGCCGAGCGCACCGCGATGATGCCCACCCGCCGACGCACCCGCACCCAAGCCCGCGCCGCCCGCGTCACCGCCGAACGCCGCGCCAACCACCAAGCCCGCATCAACGCCACCGGCCCACCCGACGACGAACCCCCACCGTTCTAG
- a CDS encoding ComF family protein: MLDLVAPLQCGGCGAPATRWCPACASALAVEPGEPLVISPRIDPGVPVFALGRYTGVRRQAILALKERGRGDLVAPLAHTLAVGIHRLSCWGMVSTPLTIVPAPTRRSAARQRGGDPITRIARTAVAAHPDVTVTAALRMRAMARDSVGLDISARERNINGRVRLRGPRPGTEVLLVDDVVTTGATARESVRVLHAAGVQVAAILAIAAA, translated from the coding sequence ATCCTCGATTTGGTCGCGCCGCTGCAGTGCGGCGGCTGCGGAGCTCCCGCCACCCGATGGTGTCCGGCATGCGCGTCCGCCCTCGCTGTCGAACCCGGCGAACCGCTGGTGATCAGTCCCCGCATCGATCCGGGTGTTCCGGTGTTCGCGCTCGGCCGCTACACCGGCGTCCGGCGCCAGGCCATCCTGGCGCTCAAGGAGCGCGGCCGCGGCGACCTCGTCGCACCCCTGGCGCACACGCTGGCCGTCGGCATCCACCGGTTGTCCTGCTGGGGCATGGTGAGCACCCCGTTGACGATCGTGCCCGCGCCCACCCGGCGCTCCGCGGCCCGCCAGCGCGGCGGAGATCCGATCACCCGGATCGCACGCACCGCCGTGGCCGCCCATCCCGACGTCACCGTCACCGCGGCCTTGCGCATGCGGGCCATGGCCCGCGACTCCGTGGGCCTGGACATCTCGGCCCGCGAACGCAACATCAACGGTCGGGTACGGCTGCGCGGTCCCCGGCCGGGCACGGAGGTGTTGCTCGTCGACGACGTCGTCACCACCGGGGCCACGGCGCGCGAATCCGTTCGGGTGCTCCATGCCGCCGGCGTGCAGGTGGCCGCGATTCTGGCCATCGCCGCCGCGTGA
- the hpf gene encoding ribosome hibernation-promoting factor, HPF/YfiA family has translation MPRLTAESEQVLEAAGPEDQAEPTANAEIVFKGRNVEIPDHFRIYVSQKLARCERFDKTIYLFDVELDHERNRRQRKACQRIEITARGRGPVVRGEACADSFYAALESAVAKLENRLRRGKDRRKVHYGDKTPVSLAEATAVLPPPEKAFNAEPADAHDHVGAEPDRKDHLDHGDHKDHEPGKVVRTKEHPAKPMSVDDALYEMELVGHDFFLFFDKETERPSVVYRRHAYDYGLIRLA, from the coding sequence ATGCCAAGGCTTACCGCGGAATCCGAGCAGGTTCTAGAAGCAGCCGGACCCGAAGACCAGGCCGAACCAACGGCCAATGCCGAGATCGTGTTCAAGGGACGCAACGTCGAGATACCCGATCATTTCCGCATCTACGTTTCACAGAAACTCGCCCGCTGCGAGCGGTTCGACAAGACCATCTACCTTTTCGACGTCGAGCTCGATCATGAACGCAACCGCCGCCAGCGCAAGGCCTGTCAGCGCATAGAGATCACCGCCCGCGGTCGCGGCCCGGTCGTCCGCGGCGAAGCCTGCGCCGACAGCTTCTACGCCGCTCTGGAATCCGCCGTCGCCAAGCTGGAGAACCGCCTGCGCCGCGGCAAGGACCGCCGCAAGGTGCACTACGGCGACAAGACGCCCGTGTCGCTGGCCGAGGCCACCGCGGTGCTGCCGCCGCCGGAAAAGGCGTTCAACGCCGAACCGGCCGATGCGCATGACCACGTGGGCGCCGAGCCGGACCGCAAGGACCATCTGGACCACGGGGACCACAAAGACCACGAGCCGGGCAAGGTGGTGCGCACGAAGGAGCACCCAGCCAAGCCGATGTCGGTCGACGACGCGCTCTATGAGATGGAGCTCGTCGGGCATGATTTCTTCCTGTTCTTCGACAAGGAGACCGAACGGCCGTCGGTGGTCTATCGCAGGCACGCCTACGACTACGGCTTGATTCGGCTGGCCTGA
- a CDS encoding DDE-type integrase/transposase/recombinase — protein sequence MVAVNEPIDPLVRLAISQWPDDAPRGAVSTFCAEYGISRKSFYELRKRAKADGPAAVLEPRTRRPKSSPSKLSDAIKEQAVAVRAALEASGLDHGPISVHEKMRAMGLQPVPSTASLARIFREAGVARLEPKKKPRSAWRRFVYPAPNACWQLDATEYVLSGGRKCVIFQLIDDHSRYAVASHVAFSETATDAIAVVDKAIAAHGVPQRLLSDNGLALNPSRRGYLGQLVEHLASLGVAAMTGKPYKPTTQGKNERFHQTLFRYLDKQPLASTLAELQTQIDAFDDIYNNERPHQGLPGRITPRAAWEATEKAQAPRPKPDQPFFVQAALKRHRPAPAPKDLPAGTSVRTLTTAGTFMLAGVQYKVDGRRGFDQVLVVTNGDKIIVADLDGEVLIEHTRPAPGVTYVGNGRPRGPHPKNDKTSPKS from the coding sequence GTGGTGGCTGTTAATGAACCGATCGATCCTCTGGTCCGGCTTGCTATCTCGCAGTGGCCCGATGACGCGCCCCGCGGGGCGGTTTCGACGTTCTGCGCCGAGTACGGCATCTCCCGCAAGTCGTTCTACGAGTTGCGTAAACGCGCCAAGGCCGACGGGCCGGCCGCGGTACTTGAACCCAGGACGAGACGACCCAAGTCGAGCCCATCGAAGTTGAGCGATGCGATCAAGGAGCAGGCTGTGGCAGTGCGTGCCGCACTGGAGGCCTCCGGCCTGGATCACGGGCCGATCAGTGTGCACGAAAAGATGCGCGCGATGGGCCTACAACCGGTACCTTCCACGGCATCGCTGGCGCGCATCTTCCGTGAGGCTGGCGTGGCTCGTCTGGAGCCGAAGAAGAAGCCCCGCTCGGCATGGCGGCGGTTCGTCTATCCGGCGCCGAATGCGTGCTGGCAACTCGACGCGACCGAGTACGTGCTGAGCGGCGGACGAAAGTGCGTAATCTTCCAGCTCATCGACGACCACTCCCGCTACGCGGTCGCTTCCCACGTCGCATTCAGCGAGACCGCCACGGACGCGATCGCAGTGGTGGACAAGGCCATCGCCGCCCACGGAGTGCCCCAACGACTGCTGTCGGACAACGGGCTCGCGCTTAACCCCTCGCGGCGTGGATATCTGGGCCAGCTCGTAGAACACCTCGCAAGCCTGGGCGTGGCGGCGATGACCGGCAAGCCCTACAAACCGACCACCCAGGGCAAGAACGAACGCTTCCATCAGACCTTGTTCCGCTACTTGGACAAGCAGCCTCTCGCGAGCACGCTGGCCGAGTTGCAGACCCAAATCGACGCCTTCGACGACATCTACAACAACGAGCGCCCCCACCAAGGGCTGCCTGGCCGCATCACACCCCGCGCGGCCTGGGAGGCCACCGAGAAGGCGCAGGCTCCCCGCCCCAAACCCGACCAGCCCTTCTTCGTCCAAGCTGCACTTAAGCGGCACCGGCCTGCACCCGCACCCAAAGACCTGCCCGCCGGCACCAGCGTCAGGACACTGACCACCGCCGGAACATTCATGCTCGCCGGGGTCCAGTACAAGGTCGATGGACGACGCGGCTTTGACCAGGTCCTGGTCGTCACCAACGGCGACAAGATCATCGTCGCCGACCTGGACGGCGAAGTCCTCATCGAGCACACAAGACCCGCACCCGGGGTGACTTACGTCGGCAACGGACGACCCCGCGGCCCACACCCCAAAAACGACAAAACGTCACCGAAGTCCTGA